The Iamia majanohamensis genome window below encodes:
- a CDS encoding FMN-binding glutamate synthase family protein, with protein sequence MIENARTKVFWGMLVLAVLVLPLALVSPWFLLLEVVLVPLVLLGVWDLAQTRHSILRNYPIVGHLRFVFEDMGPELHQYLVENDTDGRPFDRDTRSLMYERAKGVPDQKPFGTELDVYGTGYTWMTHSVAPHPMIDEPERNMRITVGGPHCAQPYSSSVLNISAMSFGALGHAAVRAMNLGAKKGGFAHDTGEGGLSKYHRENGGDLIWQVGTGYFGCRTPDGDFSPELFQETAALEQVKMIEIKVSQGAKPGHGGILPGAKVTEEIAEARLVPAGQDVLSPTYHKAFSTPREMMSFITQLRELSGGKPVGFKICIGYPIEIASIVKAMVETGVVPDFIVVDGGEGGTGAAPLEFSDALGAPLIEGLMIVQNVMVGAGLRDQVKIGASGKLVSASAMARAMALGADWCNSARGFMFAVGCIQSQRCHTNRCPVGVTTQNEKLQRALVVPDKAERVHGFHRHTVHALAEMVAAMGLDHTAELRPDHVLQRVSTTEVRSFTEIHQPFTPGQLLDGTAPARFQDIWDRASADDFRPSVGAA encoded by the coding sequence ATGATCGAGAACGCCCGCACCAAGGTCTTCTGGGGCATGCTCGTCCTGGCCGTCCTCGTCCTGCCCTTGGCCCTGGTCAGCCCGTGGTTCCTGCTGCTCGAGGTCGTGCTCGTGCCGCTCGTGCTCCTCGGCGTCTGGGACCTGGCCCAGACCCGCCACAGCATCCTGCGCAACTACCCGATCGTGGGCCACCTGCGCTTCGTGTTCGAGGACATGGGCCCCGAGCTCCACCAGTACCTGGTGGAGAACGACACCGACGGCCGCCCCTTCGACCGCGACACCCGCAGCCTCATGTACGAGCGGGCCAAGGGCGTGCCCGACCAGAAGCCGTTCGGCACCGAGCTCGACGTCTACGGGACCGGCTACACGTGGATGACCCACTCGGTCGCCCCCCACCCGATGATCGACGAGCCCGAGCGCAACATGCGGATCACCGTGGGCGGCCCGCACTGCGCCCAGCCCTACTCCAGCTCGGTGCTCAACATCTCGGCCATGAGCTTCGGCGCCCTCGGCCACGCGGCCGTGCGGGCCATGAACCTCGGCGCCAAGAAGGGCGGCTTCGCCCACGACACCGGCGAGGGCGGCCTGTCGAAGTACCACCGCGAGAACGGCGGCGACCTCATCTGGCAGGTCGGCACCGGCTACTTCGGCTGCCGCACGCCCGACGGCGACTTCTCGCCGGAGCTGTTCCAGGAGACGGCCGCCCTGGAGCAGGTGAAGATGATCGAGATCAAGGTGTCCCAGGGCGCCAAGCCCGGGCACGGCGGCATCCTGCCCGGTGCCAAGGTCACCGAGGAGATCGCCGAGGCCCGCCTCGTCCCCGCCGGCCAGGACGTGCTCTCGCCCACCTACCACAAGGCCTTCTCCACCCCCCGGGAGATGATGTCGTTCATCACCCAGCTCCGGGAGCTCTCCGGGGGCAAGCCGGTGGGCTTCAAGATCTGCATCGGCTACCCGATCGAGATCGCCTCCATCGTCAAGGCCATGGTCGAGACCGGGGTGGTGCCCGACTTCATCGTCGTCGACGGCGGCGAGGGCGGCACCGGTGCGGCCCCGCTGGAGTTCTCCGACGCCCTCGGCGCCCCGCTCATCGAGGGCCTGATGATCGTGCAGAACGTCATGGTGGGCGCCGGCCTCCGGGACCAGGTCAAGATCGGCGCCAGCGGCAAGCTGGTGTCGGCCTCGGCCATGGCCCGGGCCATGGCCCTCGGCGCGGACTGGTGCAACTCGGCCCGCGGCTTCATGTTCGCGGTGGGCTGCATCCAGTCCCAGCGCTGCCACACCAACCGGTGCCCGGTCGGGGTCACCACCCAGAACGAGAAGCTCCAGCGGGCCCTGGTGGTGCCGGACAAGGCCGAGCGGGTCCACGGCTTCCACCGCCACACCGTCCACGCCCTGGCCGAGATGGTCGCGGCCATGGGCCTCGACCACACCGCCGAGCTGCGCCCCGACCACGTGCTCCAGCGGGTCAGCACCACCGAGGTGAGGTCCTTCACCGAGATCCACCAGCCCTTCACCCCGGGCCAGCTCCTCGACGGCACCGCCCCGGCCCGCTTCCAGGACATCTGGGACCGCGCCTCGGCCGACGACTTCCGGCCGTCGGTCGGTGCCGCCTGA
- a CDS encoding alpha/beta fold hydrolase produces the protein MPTAEVNGIEVAYERTGEGPRLLFLGGSGSSLRESALLRAPFAEHFDVLAHDQRGQGATSVPPGPYSMADYAADALALLDHVGWDTCRLVGISFGGMVAQEVAVTAPDRIERMALLCTSPGGAGGASYPLHELADLDAEARAATYPTLLDTRFTPGWLADHEGDRGLLEVMAARTGRERSAEARRGEAEQLEARRHHDVWDRLPDVTCPTLVASGRHDGIAPPANGEAIAGRIPGAELRTYEGGHAFFVQDRAAFPDVVAFLAGDGARGG, from the coding sequence GTGCCCACCGCAGAGGTCAACGGGATCGAGGTCGCCTACGAGCGGACGGGGGAGGGGCCCCGCCTGCTCTTCCTCGGCGGCTCGGGCTCGTCGCTGCGGGAGTCGGCCCTGCTGCGGGCGCCGTTCGCCGAGCACTTCGACGTCCTGGCCCACGACCAGCGGGGGCAGGGCGCCACCTCGGTGCCGCCCGGTCCGTACTCCATGGCCGACTACGCAGCCGACGCCCTCGCCCTCCTGGACCACGTGGGCTGGGACACCTGCCGCCTGGTGGGCATCTCCTTCGGCGGGATGGTCGCCCAGGAGGTGGCGGTCACCGCCCCCGACCGCATCGAGCGGATGGCGCTGCTGTGCACGTCGCCCGGCGGCGCGGGCGGCGCGTCGTACCCCCTCCACGAGCTGGCGGACCTCGACGCCGAGGCGCGGGCCGCGACCTACCCCACGCTGCTCGACACCCGGTTCACCCCCGGGTGGCTGGCCGACCACGAGGGCGACCGCGGCCTGCTGGAGGTGATGGCGGCGCGCACCGGCCGGGAGCGCAGCGCCGAGGCGCGCCGGGGCGAGGCCGAGCAGCTCGAGGCCCGCCGCCACCACGACGTGTGGGACCGCCTCCCCGACGTGACCTGCCCGACGCTCGTGGCCTCCGGGCGCCACGACGGGATCGCCCCGCCGGCCAACGGCGAGGCCATCGCCGGGCGGATCCCGGGGGCCGAGCTGCGGACCTACGAGGGAGGCCACGCCTTCTTCGTGCAGGACCGGGCGGCCTTCCCCGACGTCGTCGCCTTCCTGGCCGGCGACGGGGCCCGGGGCGGGTGA
- a CDS encoding thiamine pyrophosphate-dependent enzyme: protein MSQTVAEVLVDQMVEAGIRSVYGIVGDSANPIVDALRRHEAGIRFVHVRNEEAGAFAAGADAQISGRPTAVLGSSGPGSVHLLNGLYDCQRNGASVFAIATHIPSTEIGTGYFQETDPTGIFRGCTHFCETISSPAQLPRLSELALQSAVLDRGVGMVILPGDIAAMEVPEGERDPVHTHRPALRPAEESLEEAAAVINAAERVVIFGGEGTRHARDQVLALSERLKAPVGYAYRGKDVLEADNPSAVGMTGLLGWGGAAGALASCDCLLLLGTDFPYRPFLPSAPKIIQVDDSTRRLGRRAAVDIGLLGDTAVTLRALLPKLTERTDRSYLDKVLEHHRKEVEHLATYVHHEGSGEGLRPEMVASTISELADDDAVFTVDTGMCNVWGARYVHMRPGQRMLASFRHGSMANAMPQAIGAKVGAPDRQVIALCGDGGFTMLMGELLTAAGLDIPVKLMVFNNSTLGMVRAEMMVSGYQPWGTDVTNPDFGALANAVGVHGERVEPGGDVRGAITRALAHPGPALVDLVTDPRALSMPPHTTLEQVKGFALTTSKLVFGGEAAEVWEQAKSNIRDIGQVI from the coding sequence ATGAGCCAGACAGTCGCAGAGGTCCTCGTGGACCAGATGGTCGAGGCCGGGATCCGGTCCGTGTACGGGATCGTCGGCGACTCGGCCAACCCCATCGTTGACGCCCTCCGTCGCCACGAGGCCGGCATCCGCTTCGTCCACGTGCGCAACGAGGAGGCCGGCGCCTTCGCGGCCGGCGCCGACGCCCAGATCTCGGGACGGCCCACGGCCGTGCTCGGGTCCTCGGGCCCGGGCAGCGTCCACCTCCTGAACGGCCTCTACGACTGCCAGCGCAACGGCGCCTCGGTGTTCGCCATCGCCACCCACATCCCCAGCACCGAGATCGGCACCGGGTACTTCCAGGAGACCGACCCCACCGGGATCTTCCGCGGCTGCACCCACTTCTGCGAGACCATCTCCTCGCCGGCCCAGCTGCCCCGCCTCTCCGAGCTGGCCCTGCAGTCCGCCGTCCTCGACCGCGGCGTCGGCATGGTCATCCTGCCCGGCGACATCGCCGCCATGGAGGTGCCCGAGGGCGAGCGCGACCCGGTGCACACCCACCGGCCCGCCCTCCGCCCGGCGGAGGAGTCCCTCGAGGAGGCCGCGGCCGTGATCAACGCGGCCGAGCGGGTGGTCATCTTCGGCGGCGAGGGCACCCGTCACGCCCGCGACCAGGTGCTGGCCCTCTCCGAGCGGCTGAAGGCCCCGGTCGGCTACGCCTACCGCGGCAAGGACGTGCTCGAGGCCGACAACCCCTCGGCCGTCGGCATGACCGGCCTGCTGGGGTGGGGCGGCGCCGCCGGGGCCCTGGCCAGCTGCGACTGCCTCCTGCTGCTGGGCACGGACTTCCCCTACCGGCCGTTCCTGCCCTCGGCCCCCAAGATCATCCAGGTCGACGACAGCACCCGGCGCCTCGGCCGGCGGGCCGCGGTCGACATCGGACTCCTGGGCGACACCGCGGTGACCCTCCGGGCCCTGCTGCCCAAGCTGACCGAGCGCACCGACCGCAGCTACCTCGACAAGGTCCTCGAGCACCACCGCAAGGAGGTCGAACACCTCGCCACCTACGTCCACCACGAGGGCAGCGGCGAGGGCCTGCGCCCGGAGATGGTCGCCTCGACCATCAGCGAGCTGGCCGACGACGACGCCGTGTTCACCGTCGACACCGGCATGTGCAACGTGTGGGGCGCCCGCTACGTGCACATGCGCCCGGGCCAGCGCATGCTCGCCTCGTTCCGCCACGGGTCGATGGCCAACGCCATGCCCCAGGCCATCGGGGCCAAGGTCGGCGCCCCCGACCGCCAGGTGATCGCCCTGTGCGGCGACGGCGGCTTCACCATGCTGATGGGCGAGCTGCTCACCGCCGCCGGCCTCGACATCCCCGTCAAGCTCATGGTCTTCAACAACTCGACCCTCGGCATGGTCCGGGCCGAGATGATGGTGAGCGGCTACCAGCCGTGGGGCACCGACGTCACCAACCCCGACTTCGGGGCCCTGGCCAACGCCGTCGGCGTGCACGGCGAGCGGGTGGAGCCCGGCGGCGACGTGCGCGGGGCCATCACCCGGGCCCTCGCCCACCCGGGCCCCGCGCTGGTCGACCTCGTCACCGACCCCCGGGCCCTGTCGATGCCCCCGCACACGACCCTTGAGCAGGTCAAGGGCTTCGCCCTCACCACCAGCAAGCTCGTGTTCGGCGGCGAGGCGGCCGAGGTCTGGGAGCAGGCCAAGTCCAACATCCGCGACATCGGACAGGTCATCTAG
- a CDS encoding ATP-binding cassette domain-containing protein, with protein MPAVDPRRDGQGPDLAIEVRDLAKHYGATHALDGVDLEVPQGGVVGLLGPNGAGKTTLVRVLTTLLQPTSGTARVFGLDVTREATAIREVISLTGQYAAVDELLTGRENLLMFAELLQLTPRSARRRADELLERFDLTDAAERRASTYSGGMRRRLDLASSVIVPPRLLFLDEPTTGLDPRTRNQMWDVIRELVEADTTILLTTQYLEEADQLADRIVVIDHGRIIADGTGDELKDAAGGITVEVLLGPGADIDEACGHLEAAGLDARPVRGAQVDLEVPTDAGGGLATVRQVAAALEEAGCPVRDLGLRRASLDEVFLQLTGAPADALPTDDAAPAEEVHP; from the coding sequence GTGCCTGCTGTCGACCCGCGCCGTGACGGCCAGGGACCGGACCTCGCCATCGAGGTGCGGGACCTGGCCAAGCACTACGGCGCCACCCACGCCCTCGACGGGGTCGACCTGGAGGTCCCCCAGGGCGGCGTGGTCGGGCTCCTCGGCCCCAACGGGGCGGGGAAGACGACCCTCGTGCGGGTCCTCACCACCCTGCTCCAGCCCACCTCGGGCACGGCCCGGGTGTTCGGCCTCGACGTCACCCGGGAGGCCACCGCCATCCGGGAGGTGATCTCGCTCACGGGCCAGTACGCCGCGGTCGACGAGCTGCTCACCGGGCGGGAGAACCTGCTCATGTTCGCCGAGCTGCTCCAGCTCACCCCCCGCTCCGCCCGGCGCCGGGCCGACGAGCTGCTGGAGCGCTTCGACCTCACCGACGCGGCCGAGCGCCGGGCCAGCACCTACTCCGGGGGCATGCGGCGGCGCCTCGACCTGGCCTCCAGCGTCATCGTCCCGCCCCGGCTGCTGTTCCTCGACGAGCCCACCACCGGCCTCGACCCCCGCACCCGCAACCAGATGTGGGACGTCATCCGGGAGCTGGTCGAGGCCGACACGACCATCCTGCTCACCACCCAGTACCTGGAGGAGGCCGACCAGCTGGCCGACCGCATCGTGGTCATCGACCACGGCCGGATCATCGCCGACGGCACCGGCGACGAGCTCAAGGACGCGGCGGGGGGCATCACCGTCGAGGTCCTGCTCGGGCCCGGGGCCGACATCGACGAGGCCTGCGGCCACCTGGAGGCGGCCGGGCTCGACGCCCGGCCGGTCCGCGGCGCCCAGGTCGACCTGGAGGTGCCCACCGACGCCGGGGGCGGGCTGGCCACCGTCCGCCAGGTGGCGGCGGCCCTGGAGGAGGCCGGCTGCCCGGTGCGCGACCTGGGCCTGCGCCGGGCCTCGCTCGACGAGGTGTTCCTCCAGCTGACCGGCGCGCCCGCCGACGCCCTGCCGACCGACGACGCGGCCCCGGCCGAGGAGGTGCACCCGTGA
- a CDS encoding NAD(P)/FAD-dependent oxidoreductase, whose protein sequence is MSSTDAPTTERVVIVGGGFAGVACAQGLAEHGVEVTLIDRNTYHQFQPLLYQVATAQLAPSDIMRPLRGLFRKHPSVAVKEAEVTAVDPVARTVRTAEGETFTGDVLVLATGARAAFFGVAGAEEHAFPLYTARDAERLRNRVLQLFEDADLEPARLDRGALTFVVVGGGPTGVETAGALADLVNDVMPERYHDLDVHRARIVLVDGGDTVLRPFSSKAHDYAAEVLAHKGVRLELGASVEEVTPEKVVLGDGSEIATRCVVWAGGLSVPPLDGTDDIARGRGGRIGAGQDLSVPGFPGVYAIGDVAGVEGPDGRPYPQLGSVAMQAGRAAATSILATRAGVAAPAFRYHDKGIMAMIGKGAAVAEIGAHHHELHGTIAYSAWLGVHAWLMNTTRARVDAFISWAWDSFSRSRSPAIIDAPDQPRIDWGDEDQTDDAAAADDARPEGAQP, encoded by the coding sequence ATGTCTTCGACTGACGCGCCGACCACCGAGCGGGTGGTGATCGTCGGCGGCGGCTTCGCCGGGGTGGCCTGCGCCCAGGGCCTGGCCGAGCACGGGGTCGAGGTGACCCTGATCGACCGGAACACCTACCACCAGTTCCAGCCCCTGCTGTACCAGGTGGCCACCGCGCAGCTGGCGCCCAGCGACATCATGCGGCCCCTGCGCGGCCTGTTCCGCAAGCACCCCTCGGTGGCCGTGAAGGAGGCCGAGGTCACCGCGGTCGACCCCGTCGCCCGGACGGTGCGCACCGCCGAGGGCGAGACCTTCACCGGCGACGTCCTCGTGCTGGCCACCGGGGCCCGGGCCGCCTTCTTCGGCGTGGCGGGCGCCGAGGAGCACGCCTTCCCCCTCTACACGGCGCGCGACGCCGAGCGGCTCCGCAACCGGGTGCTGCAGCTGTTCGAGGACGCCGACCTCGAGCCCGCCCGCCTCGACCGGGGGGCGCTCACCTTCGTCGTCGTCGGCGGTGGGCCCACCGGGGTCGAGACCGCCGGCGCCCTGGCCGACCTGGTGAACGACGTCATGCCCGAGCGCTACCACGACCTCGACGTGCACCGCGCCCGCATCGTGCTCGTCGACGGCGGCGACACCGTGCTGCGGCCCTTCTCGTCCAAGGCCCACGACTACGCGGCCGAGGTGCTGGCCCACAAGGGGGTCCGCCTGGAGCTGGGCGCCTCGGTCGAGGAGGTGACCCCGGAGAAGGTGGTGCTGGGCGACGGCTCGGAGATCGCCACCCGCTGCGTGGTCTGGGCCGGCGGACTGTCGGTGCCCCCGCTCGACGGCACCGACGACATCGCCCGCGGGCGCGGCGGGCGCATCGGCGCGGGACAGGACCTCTCGGTGCCGGGCTTCCCCGGCGTCTACGCCATCGGCGACGTGGCCGGGGTGGAGGGCCCCGACGGGCGCCCCTACCCCCAGCTCGGCTCGGTGGCCATGCAGGCCGGGCGGGCCGCGGCCACCAGCATCCTCGCCACCCGCGCCGGTGTGGCCGCCCCCGCCTTCCGGTACCACGACAAGGGCATCATGGCCATGATCGGCAAGGGCGCGGCCGTGGCCGAGATCGGCGCCCACCACCACGAGCTGCACGGCACCATCGCCTACAGCGCCTGGCTCGGCGTGCACGCCTGGCTGATGAACACCACCCGGGCCCGCGTCGACGCCTTCATCTCCTGGGCCTGGGACTCGTTCTCCCGCAGCCGAAGCCCGGCGATCATCGACGCGCCCGACCAGCCCCGCATCGACTGGGGCGACGAGGACCAGACCGACGACGCGGCCGCGGCGGACGACGCCCGGCCCGAGGGAGCACAGCCATGA
- a CDS encoding NAD-dependent malic enzyme, protein MSTTEPLAVSERGRSLLTRPILNKGTAFTADERDAFDLHGLLPTHVETLEQRADRVRMQLALETTDIGRHVLLREVQDEDETLYLRVLLDDIEDLLPIVYTPVVGEACQKFSRIYRGHPRGLFLSYPDADRLEDMLRAVPRAPDEVAVIVVTDGERILGLGDQGADGLGIPIGKLSLYSACAGIDPAGTLPIILDVGTDNEERRSDPTYLGWRHERVDGDDYDAFVDRFVQAVKTVFPDVLLQWEDFAERHAHKLLARYRDQLCTFNDDIQGTATVVTASVLSAMRRSSRDLRDQRVVLVGAGSAGSGIAEQLVQAMVAEGLAEDEARSRFYMVDRPGLLTSDMDGLEPFQVPLAQDPAAVADWQRADPSETTLLDVIANASPSVLIGVTGVPGLFTEEVVRGMAAADEAPVIFPLSNPTSRAEATAADVLAWSDGRALVATGSPFDPVTIDGVTHTIAQSNNSYIFPGVGLGVRAARARRVSDGMFMAAARALADAVPAHHTGDSLLPALADVREVSRSIAVAVAAQAQAEGLAPETTTEELEAAVDATTWEAQYRPYVPGD, encoded by the coding sequence ATGTCCACCACCGAACCCCTCGCCGTCTCCGAGCGCGGCCGGAGCCTGCTGACGCGGCCGATCCTCAACAAGGGCACCGCCTTCACGGCCGACGAGCGCGACGCCTTCGACCTCCACGGCCTGCTCCCGACCCACGTCGAGACCCTGGAGCAGCGGGCCGACCGGGTGCGCATGCAGCTCGCCCTGGAGACCACCGACATCGGCCGCCACGTCCTCCTCCGCGAGGTCCAGGACGAGGACGAGACCCTCTACCTGCGCGTGCTGCTCGACGACATCGAGGACCTGCTGCCGATCGTCTACACGCCGGTGGTCGGGGAGGCGTGCCAGAAGTTCAGCCGCATCTACCGGGGCCACCCCCGGGGCCTGTTCCTGTCGTACCCGGACGCGGACCGCCTCGAGGACATGCTCCGCGCCGTGCCCCGCGCCCCCGACGAGGTGGCCGTCATCGTCGTCACCGACGGCGAGCGCATCCTCGGCCTGGGCGACCAGGGGGCCGACGGCCTCGGCATCCCCATCGGCAAGCTCTCGCTCTACTCGGCCTGCGCCGGCATCGACCCGGCCGGCACGCTGCCCATCATCCTCGACGTGGGCACCGACAACGAGGAGCGGCGCAGCGACCCGACGTACCTGGGGTGGCGCCACGAGCGGGTCGACGGCGACGACTACGACGCCTTCGTCGACCGCTTCGTCCAGGCGGTGAAGACCGTGTTCCCCGACGTGCTGCTCCAGTGGGAGGACTTCGCCGAGCGCCACGCCCACAAGCTGCTCGCCCGCTACCGCGACCAGCTGTGCACCTTCAACGACGACATCCAGGGCACGGCCACGGTCGTCACCGCCTCGGTGCTCTCGGCCATGCGGCGCTCGAGCCGGGACCTCCGCGACCAGCGCGTGGTGCTGGTCGGGGCCGGCTCGGCCGGCTCCGGCATCGCCGAGCAGCTGGTGCAGGCCATGGTCGCCGAGGGCCTCGCCGAGGACGAGGCCCGGTCGCGCTTCTACATGGTCGACCGCCCCGGCCTCCTGACCTCGGACATGGACGGCCTCGAGCCCTTCCAGGTGCCCCTGGCCCAGGACCCCGCCGCAGTGGCCGACTGGCAGCGCGCCGACCCGTCGGAGACCACCCTCCTCGACGTCATCGCCAACGCCTCGCCGTCGGTGCTGATCGGCGTCACCGGCGTGCCCGGGCTGTTCACCGAGGAGGTCGTGCGGGGCATGGCCGCGGCCGACGAGGCCCCGGTGATCTTCCCGCTGTCGAACCCGACGTCGCGCGCCGAGGCCACCGCGGCCGACGTGCTCGCCTGGTCCGACGGGCGGGCCCTGGTCGCCACCGGCAGCCCCTTCGACCCGGTGACGATCGACGGCGTGACCCACACCATCGCCCAGAGCAACAACTCCTACATCTTCCCCGGGGTGGGCCTGGGCGTGCGGGCGGCACGCGCCCGCCGGGTGTCCGACGGCATGTTCATGGCCGCGGCCCGGGCCCTGGCCGACGCCGTCCCCGCCCACCACACCGGCGACAGCCTGCTGCCCGCCCTGGCCGACGTGCGGGAGGTCAGCCGGTCCATCGCGGTGGCGGTGGCCGCCCAGGCCCAGGCCGAGGGCCTGGCCCCGGAGACCACCACGGAGGAGCTGGAGGCGGCCGTCGACGCCACCACCTGGGAGGCGCAGTACCGCCCCTACGTCCCCGGCGACTGA
- a CDS encoding cytochrome ubiquinol oxidase subunit I → MSGTLATVAPVLAAVDPLPWARAQMAFTLAAHIILVPLGVSWALMILIANYKAIRHDDRDALLLAQRWSKYMAVTFAVGAVTGTVLSFEFGLLWPRFMGRWGEVFGIPFAFEGLFFFLEAVFVSIYIYGWRRLPPWAHFWTGVPIVVTGIMGSVAVISANAWMNSPSGFTLDAAGEVVEVDPWSVIFNDAMPLMAAHMVVAAYVVGGFLVASVYAVGMLRGRRDRYHRLGFLIPFTVAAIATPIQMGVGDSLARWVANNQPTKFAAIEMVPETSDDVPETLFGRLEDDGSISGGIPIPGVASILVDPSTGTGTVIQGLEAVPEDERPTTRQVNIVHWSWDVMVGLGTALFLLSLWFGLTWWRRRDMPQSRLFLRLASSAGVLSIIAMEAGWIVSEVGRQPWIVYNFMRVDEAATTSSGVWVTFIGVTVLYVGLGVTTVLVLRGMSRRFRAQAEAGDEDASTADDVPYGPGAGAAPAGVGADPGAADGPPGDVDDDRGAGP, encoded by the coding sequence GTGAGCGGCACCCTCGCCACCGTCGCGCCGGTGCTGGCGGCCGTCGACCCGCTGCCCTGGGCCCGGGCCCAGATGGCGTTCACCCTCGCCGCCCACATCATCCTCGTGCCCCTCGGGGTGTCGTGGGCCCTGATGATCCTGATCGCCAACTACAAGGCGATCCGCCACGACGACCGCGACGCCCTGCTGCTCGCCCAGCGCTGGTCGAAGTACATGGCCGTCACCTTCGCGGTCGGGGCCGTGACCGGGACCGTCCTGTCCTTCGAGTTCGGCCTCCTCTGGCCCCGCTTCATGGGCCGGTGGGGGGAGGTGTTCGGGATCCCGTTCGCGTTCGAGGGGCTGTTCTTCTTCCTCGAGGCGGTCTTCGTCTCCATCTACATCTACGGGTGGCGGCGGCTGCCGCCGTGGGCCCACTTCTGGACCGGCGTCCCCATCGTCGTCACCGGGATCATGGGCAGCGTGGCCGTGATCTCGGCCAACGCCTGGATGAACTCGCCGTCGGGCTTCACCCTCGACGCTGCCGGCGAGGTGGTCGAGGTCGACCCGTGGTCGGTCATCTTCAACGACGCCATGCCGCTGATGGCCGCCCACATGGTGGTGGCCGCCTACGTGGTGGGCGGCTTCCTCGTCGCCTCGGTCTACGCCGTCGGGATGCTCCGGGGCCGGCGCGACCGCTACCACCGTCTCGGGTTCCTGATCCCCTTCACCGTGGCCGCCATCGCCACCCCCATCCAGATGGGGGTGGGCGACTCCCTCGCCCGCTGGGTGGCGAACAACCAGCCCACCAAGTTCGCCGCCATCGAGATGGTCCCGGAGACGAGCGACGACGTCCCCGAGACCCTCTTCGGCCGCCTGGAGGACGACGGCAGCATCTCCGGGGGCATCCCCATCCCCGGCGTGGCGTCGATCCTCGTCGACCCGAGCACCGGCACCGGGACGGTGATCCAGGGCCTCGAGGCGGTGCCCGAGGACGAGCGCCCGACCACCCGCCAGGTGAACATCGTCCACTGGTCGTGGGACGTCATGGTGGGGCTGGGCACGGCGCTGTTCCTGCTGTCGCTGTGGTTCGGGCTCACCTGGTGGCGACGGCGGGACATGCCCCAGAGCCGCCTGTTCCTGCGCCTCGCCTCCAGCGCCGGCGTGCTGTCGATCATCGCCATGGAGGCGGGCTGGATCGTGAGCGAGGTCGGACGCCAGCCCTGGATCGTCTACAACTTCATGCGGGTCGACGAGGCCGCCACCACCAGCTCCGGGGTCTGGGTCACCTTCATCGGCGTGACGGTCCTCTACGTCGGGCTGGGGGTGACGACCGTGCTCGTGCTGCGGGGCATGAGCCGGCGGTTCCGGGCCCAGGCCGAGGCGGGCGACGAGGACGCCTCCACCGCCGACGACGTGCCCTACGGCCCCGGGGCGGGAGCCGCACCGGCGGGTGTCGGCGCCGACCCCGGCGCGGCCGACGGGCCGCCGGGCGACGTCGACGACGACCGGGGGGCCGGACCGTGA
- a CDS encoding cytochrome d ubiquinol oxidase subunit II, with the protein MSTAAAVVLFVGVTAYAVLGGADFGAGFWDLVAGGARRGERPREVIDHSIGPVWEANHVWLIYVFVVLWTCFPAAYESITLTLFVPLALAAFGIVLRGSGFAFRKVVLRTRDKRNFGAAFAASSVLVPYCMGAVAGGIASGRVPDGRAGDMWTSWINPTSVLGGVLAVCVVAYLAAVYLVRDSRRLGDDAMVAYFRTRAIATAVVAGVVAGVGVFVLAADADRLFDGLTSRALPVVVLSALAGLGSLVLLVRRSERGGRELAALAVAAVVVAWGVAQWDDMLPGSLTVAEAAAPDGTLGAVLVATGLAVVFIFPALGLLYRLDQKGLLPEEGAP; encoded by the coding sequence GTGAGCACCGCCGCCGCGGTCGTGCTGTTCGTCGGCGTCACCGCCTACGCGGTGCTGGGCGGGGCCGACTTCGGCGCCGGGTTCTGGGACCTGGTGGCCGGCGGCGCCCGGCGCGGCGAGCGGCCCCGGGAGGTGATCGACCACTCCATCGGCCCGGTGTGGGAGGCCAACCACGTCTGGCTCATCTACGTCTTCGTCGTGCTGTGGACCTGCTTCCCCGCGGCCTACGAGTCCATCACCCTCACCCTGTTCGTGCCCCTCGCCCTGGCCGCCTTCGGGATCGTGCTGCGGGGGTCGGGCTTCGCCTTCCGCAAGGTGGTGCTGCGCACGCGCGACAAGCGCAACTTCGGCGCCGCCTTCGCGGCCTCGTCGGTGCTGGTCCCCTACTGCATGGGCGCCGTCGCCGGCGGCATCGCCTCGGGGCGGGTGCCCGACGGCCGCGCCGGCGACATGTGGACGAGCTGGATCAACCCCACCTCGGTGCTCGGCGGGGTGCTCGCCGTGTGCGTCGTCGCCTACCTCGCCGCCGTCTACCTGGTGCGGGACTCTCGGCGCCTCGGCGACGACGCCATGGTCGCCTACTTCCGCACCCGGGCCATCGCCACCGCGGTGGTCGCCGGGGTCGTCGCCGGCGTCGGGGTGTTCGTCCTCGCCGCCGACGCCGACCGGCTCTTCGACGGCCTCACCTCCCGGGCCCTGCCCGTCGTGGTGCTGTCGGCCCTGGCCGGCCTGGGCTCGCTCGTGCTCCTCGTGCGCCGGTCCGAGCGGGGCGGGCGGGAGCTGGCCGCCCTGGCGGTGGCGGCGGTGGTGGTGGCGTGGGGCGTGGCCCAGTGGGACGACATGCTCCCCGGGTCCCTCACCGTGGCCGAGGCCGCCGCCCCCGACGGCACCCTCGGTGCGGTGCTGGTGGCCACCGGCCTGGCCGTGGTGTTCATCTTCCCGGCCCTGGGCCTGCTCTACCGGCTCGACCAGAAGGGCCTGCTGCCCGAGGAGGGCGCCCCCTGA